From one Carassius auratus strain Wakin unplaced genomic scaffold, ASM336829v1 scaf_tig00214575, whole genome shotgun sequence genomic stretch:
- the LOC113092368 gene encoding cdc42 effector protein 3-like, with translation MPAKTPIYLKSNYSKKGKKCRLRDILSPDMISPPLGDFRHTIHIGKGGECDAFGDMSFLQGNFELLPGKGGRVRPQYGIHGEFTRANSASDASCVETPSPVLKNAISLPTIGGSQALTLPLISTTVFPMTQDRLSEPSTPPADSEDLEILQMETLLQSISAFRSDPSPVPEEEDEPSVDRTETPEKSLAKNKIHSSENELETFLSVFVNGNADANGNFNNGNNGDSVFEYEPEMFSIKGDWADRDSGVEEGRLCDSDFEISKSKSHSQESLSQITGSLFSLELDLGPSILDDVLNIMNKSVS, from the coding sequence ATGCCTGCCAAAACGCCCATCTACCTGAAATCCAACTACAGTAAGAAGGGAAAGAAATGCCGTCTGAGGGACATTTTATCCCCGGATATGATCAGCCCGCCTCTTGGGGACTTTCGACACACTATCCACATTGGAAAGGGCGGCGAGTGCGATGCCTTCGGTGACATGTCGTTCCTGCAAGGAAATTTTGAACTTCTACCGGGGAAAGGTGGTCGTGTTCGACCTCAATATGGCATTCACGGGGAGTTCACAAGAGCTAATAGCGCCTCCGATGCGTCTTGCGTCGAAACTCCATCGCCGGTCCTGAAGAACGCTATCTCACTCCCAACCATCGGGGGCAGCCAAGCACTGACTCTACCTTTGATTTCCACCACCGTGTTTCCCATGACCCAGGATCGCCTGTCTGAGCCATCTACTCCTCCAGCCGATTCTGAAGATCTGGAAATCCTGCAGATGGAGACCCTGCTTCAGTCCATCAGTGCCTTCAGGAGCGACCCCAGCCCCGTCCCAGAAGAAGAGGATGAACCTTCAGTCGACCGCACTGAGACGCCTGAGAAATCACTTGCAAAGAACAAGATACACAGCAGTGAAAATGAGCTTGAAACATTTTTGTCTGTCTTTGTTAATGGGAATGCGGATGCCAATGGGAACTTTAACAATGGTAACAATGGCGATTCAGTCTTTGAGTATGAACCGGAGATGTTCAGCATCAAGGGTGACTGGGCGGACAGAGATAGCGGTGTTGAAGAGGGTCGTCTATGCGATTCGGACTTTGAAATCTCCAAAAGCAAAAGCCACTCACAGGAGTCGCTCTCTCAAATCACGGGATCCCTGTTCTCTCTCGAACTCGACTTGGGCCCATCCATTTTGGATGATGTACTCAATATCATGAATAAGTCAGTTTCTTAG